The following are encoded together in the Variovorax sp. PBS-H4 genome:
- a CDS encoding sterol desaturase family protein — MNWLTDIFANVQQWLFEAAVQPLVYAVGLGGWVEDAFDATGWLLVGLIQIGVLLALIGPLQRWRPAEPVIDRPAIRTDILYTLIHRLGLFRLAMFFAVDPLFDEVLGAVRAAGWGSVHLDQLRPGLTDIPWVAFTLYLVVLDFVEYLIHRGQHRFKWWWALHSLHHSQRQMTMWSDNRNHLLDDLIHDSIIVVVAQLIGVAPGQFIAIVALTQLSESLQHANLRWSFGALGERLWISPRFHRMHHSIGVGHESKGPRTLGGHNFGVLLPWWDMLFRTVNFEQRYDPTGVRDQVEPDANGRLRDYGRGFWSQQWLGLKRLADRN, encoded by the coding sequence ATGAACTGGCTGACCGACATCTTCGCCAACGTGCAGCAGTGGCTCTTCGAAGCCGCGGTGCAGCCGCTGGTCTACGCCGTGGGCCTCGGCGGTTGGGTCGAGGATGCCTTCGATGCCACGGGTTGGCTGCTGGTGGGCCTGATCCAGATCGGAGTGCTGCTCGCGCTCATTGGCCCCCTGCAGCGCTGGCGCCCGGCCGAGCCGGTGATCGACCGGCCGGCGATCCGCACCGACATCCTCTACACGCTGATCCATCGGCTCGGGCTGTTTCGGCTGGCGATGTTCTTTGCGGTCGATCCGCTGTTCGACGAGGTGCTCGGCGCGGTTCGCGCGGCTGGCTGGGGCTCCGTTCACCTGGACCAGCTCCGGCCCGGCCTGACCGACATCCCCTGGGTTGCTTTCACGCTCTACCTGGTGGTGCTGGACTTCGTCGAGTACCTCATCCACCGCGGACAGCACCGCTTCAAATGGTGGTGGGCGCTGCACTCGCTGCACCATTCGCAGCGCCAGATGACCATGTGGAGCGACAACCGCAACCATTTGCTCGACGACCTCATCCACGACTCGATCATCGTCGTGGTAGCCCAGCTGATCGGCGTAGCGCCAGGGCAGTTCATCGCCATCGTCGCGTTGACCCAGCTCAGCGAAAGCCTGCAGCATGCCAATCTGCGCTGGAGCTTCGGCGCGCTCGGCGAGCGGCTCTGGATCAGCCCTCGGTTTCACCGCATGCACCACAGCATCGGCGTTGGGCACGAGTCCAAAGGCCCGCGCACGCTCGGCGGCCACAATTTCGGCGTGCTGCTGCCGTGGTGGGACATGCTCTTCCGCACAGTCAATTTCGAGCAGCGTTACGACCCGACGGGGGTCCGGGACCAGGTCGAGCCCGATGCAAATGGCCGTTTGCGGGACTATGGACGCGGCTTCTGGTCGCAGCAGTGGCTGGGCCTGAAGCGGCTGGCCGACCGCAACTGA
- a CDS encoding polysaccharide deacetylase family protein, which translates to MPNARASAASFLLLALAAAPIGALAQGNCAKPVYLSFDTGHMGVAPLVADVLKRQDVRVTFFAAAERTQTGGDSLDSEWAPWWKARAAEGHEFASHTYDHAYWRGDVKGTAPHFRIQPSSGAFAGRQFTWDAQQYCANIAKASDRLQHITGKKPLPLFRAPGGKTSPSLLAAAKACGYEHVGWAPAGFLGDELPSEKFSNQKLLQQALDRIQPGDILVAHLGIWSRKDPWAPTVLEPLIVGLKAKGFCFQTLRQHPAYRSWIASHS; encoded by the coding sequence ATGCCAAACGCTAGGGCCTCGGCCGCTTCCTTCCTTCTTCTTGCGCTGGCCGCCGCGCCCATCGGCGCGCTTGCGCAGGGCAACTGCGCAAAGCCGGTCTACCTGAGCTTCGACACCGGCCACATGGGCGTGGCGCCGCTGGTCGCGGATGTGCTCAAACGACAGGATGTGCGCGTCACCTTTTTTGCCGCGGCCGAGCGCACCCAGACGGGCGGCGACAGCCTGGACAGCGAATGGGCGCCATGGTGGAAGGCGAGGGCGGCCGAAGGCCACGAATTCGCCTCCCATACCTACGACCACGCCTACTGGCGGGGTGACGTCAAGGGCACTGCACCGCACTTTCGGATCCAGCCCTCTTCCGGCGCCTTCGCCGGGCGGCAGTTCACCTGGGATGCGCAGCAGTACTGCGCCAACATCGCCAAGGCCTCCGACCGGCTGCAGCACATCACCGGCAAGAAGCCGCTGCCGCTGTTCCGCGCCCCGGGCGGCAAGACCTCGCCCAGCCTCCTGGCGGCAGCCAAGGCCTGCGGCTATGAGCACGTGGGTTGGGCGCCGGCGGGGTTCCTCGGAGACGAGCTGCCGAGCGAGAAATTCAGCAACCAGAAGCTGCTGCAGCAGGCGCTCGATCGCATCCAGCCCGGCGACATCCTGGTCGCGCACCTGGGTATCTGGTCACGCAAGGACCCGTGGGCGCCGACGGTCCTGGAACCCTTGATCGTCGGGCTCAAGGCCAAGGGATTCTGCTTCCAGACGCTGCGCCAGCATCCGGCGTATCGTTCCTGGATCGCGTCGCATTCCTGA
- a CDS encoding YVTN family beta-propeller repeat protein, which produces MPSLAAEPPPVFVLNSLDATVSVIDPISWSEKQRIPTGKEPHHLYLSPDESSLIVANSAGDSLTFLNPRTAEVQRVVYGIIDPYHLRFSPDMKWFVTAGNRLNHVDIYRWDGKEPKLVKRIPSGKTPSHIWIDGNSTTAYVTMQDSDELAAVDLATQTIRWRIPTGPMPADIYGIHDGKTLLVGLTGSDGVQVFDVAGPQPKPVGKILTGKGAHAFRSAGDGRSVFVSNRVANSISRIDLQTLQVADTYPVPGGPDCMDVSADGKTLYVTSRWAKKLSVVDLVGHKVVRQVPVGRSPHGVWTLDHAKR; this is translated from the coding sequence ATGCCCTCGCTGGCCGCCGAGCCGCCACCGGTCTTCGTGCTGAACTCGCTCGATGCCACGGTGAGCGTGATCGACCCGATCAGTTGGAGCGAGAAACAGCGCATCCCCACCGGCAAGGAGCCGCACCATCTCTATCTCTCGCCCGACGAGAGCTCGCTGATCGTCGCCAACTCGGCCGGCGATTCGCTGACCTTCCTCAATCCGCGCACGGCCGAGGTCCAGCGTGTGGTCTACGGCATCATCGATCCGTACCACCTTCGCTTTTCGCCCGACATGAAGTGGTTCGTCACGGCCGGCAACCGCCTCAACCACGTCGACATCTACCGCTGGGACGGCAAAGAGCCCAAGCTGGTCAAGCGCATCCCGTCGGGCAAGACGCCGAGCCACATCTGGATCGACGGCAACAGCACCACTGCCTATGTGACGATGCAGGACAGCGACGAGTTGGCCGCCGTCGACCTGGCCACCCAGACCATCCGCTGGCGCATCCCCACCGGCCCGATGCCGGCCGACATCTACGGCATTCACGACGGCAAGACCCTGCTGGTGGGCCTCACGGGCAGCGACGGCGTGCAGGTCTTCGACGTCGCGGGGCCGCAACCCAAGCCCGTCGGCAAGATCCTGACAGGCAAGGGCGCCCATGCTTTCCGTTCGGCGGGCGACGGGCGCAGTGTCTTCGTCAGCAACCGCGTCGCGAACAGCATCAGCCGCATCGACCTGCAGACATTGCAGGTCGCCGACACCTACCCCGTACCTGGCGGGCCTGACTGCATGGACGTTTCGGCCGACGGCAAGACGCTCTACGTGACCTCGCGCTGGGCCAAGAAGCTCAGCGTCGTCGACCTCGTGGGGCACAAGGTGGTCCGGCAGGTGCCGGTCGGGCGCTCGCCGCACGGGGTCTGGACCCTGGACCATGCCAAACGCTAG
- a CDS encoding pseudouridine synthase yields the protein MRIEEILYTQGFGTRRVCAGLVQQGFVQVEGAAVTDPGAEFQVQGLRFTVQGIAWEYHEKAYLMLHKPAGTECSQKPSTYPSIYTLLPAPLRQRPNKGAVQGVQAIGRLDQDTTGLLLLTDDGQFIHRMGSPKHHVPKVYEVGTKHPIDLGQLDRLLAGVVLDDDPKPVRAAACEATGPLQLRLTLTEGKYHQVKRMLAAVGNRVETLHRSRIGPLQLPHDLAPGKWRWLDADQVEALRNARAGQPSNRIDR from the coding sequence ATGCGCATCGAGGAGATTCTCTACACCCAGGGCTTTGGCACCCGACGTGTCTGCGCCGGGTTGGTCCAACAAGGCTTCGTGCAGGTGGAGGGGGCTGCGGTGACCGACCCGGGCGCGGAGTTTCAGGTGCAGGGCCTGCGTTTCACTGTGCAGGGCATTGCGTGGGAATATCACGAGAAGGCCTATCTGATGCTGCACAAGCCGGCTGGCACCGAGTGCTCGCAGAAGCCCTCGACCTACCCGAGCATCTACACCCTGCTTCCGGCGCCCCTGCGCCAGCGGCCCAACAAGGGGGCGGTGCAGGGTGTGCAGGCCATCGGGCGCCTGGACCAGGACACCACGGGGCTGCTTCTGCTGACGGATGATGGTCAGTTCATCCACCGCATGGGCTCCCCGAAGCACCATGTGCCCAAGGTCTACGAAGTGGGCACGAAGCATCCGATCGATCTTGGCCAACTCGACCGGCTGCTGGCTGGCGTGGTCCTCGACGACGATCCCAAGCCGGTGCGGGCGGCGGCCTGCGAGGCGACCGGCCCGCTGCAGCTCCGGCTCACGCTGACCGAAGGCAAGTATCACCAGGTCAAGCGCATGCTCGCCGCCGTGGGCAACCGGGTCGAGACGCTGCACCGTTCCCGCATCGGCCCACTCCAATTGCCACACGACCTGGCGCCCGGCAAGTGGCGATGGCTGGACGCGGACCAAGTAGAAGCCCTGCGAAATGCACGCGCCGGTCAGCCATCGAACAGGATCGATCGTTAA
- the ggt gene encoding gamma-glutamyltransferase, which translates to MVVSAQHLATQVGVDVLKRGGNAIDAAVAVGYALAVVYPAAGNLGGGGFMTVQLADGRKTFLDFREKAPLAATPNMYLDKDGNVVKGLSTLGHLAVGVPGTVSGLELARQKYGTLQRAALIAPAIALAERGFALEQGDVDMLATATAEFKKDPATSGVFLNKGEPFAVGQKLVQKDLARTLKAISQKGPDGFYKGPVGAAIVKSSQQGKGIITQADLDQYTTRELAPIECDYRGYRVVSAPPPSSGGVVICEMLNILEGYPLKDLGFRSAEAVHYQIEAMRHAYMDRNSYLGDPDFVKNPLDRLLDKGYAEKIRGVIDPKKAGVSKDLKPGVPPHEGSNTTHYSIVDQWGNAVSVTYTLNDWFGAKVTAAGTGVLLNNEMDDFTSKVGVPNLYGLVQGEANAIAPGKRPLSSMSPTIMTKDGKPVLVVGTPGGSRIITVVLHSILNVVDYGMNVQEAVDAPRFHQQWLPDVTNVETFALSPDTRKILTDMGHNLGVPQPANHVAAILVGAPSLGGKPVGKNRFYGANDPRRNTGLALGY; encoded by the coding sequence ATGGTGGTGAGCGCTCAGCACCTGGCGACCCAGGTCGGCGTGGATGTGCTCAAGCGCGGTGGCAATGCCATCGATGCGGCGGTGGCGGTGGGCTACGCGCTCGCAGTGGTCTATCCGGCGGCCGGCAACCTGGGCGGCGGCGGCTTCATGACCGTGCAACTGGCGGACGGTCGCAAGACCTTCCTCGACTTCCGCGAAAAGGCGCCGCTGGCGGCAACGCCCAATATGTATCTCGACAAAGACGGGAATGTCGTCAAGGGCCTGAGCACCCTTGGGCATCTTGCCGTCGGCGTTCCGGGTACTGTTTCAGGTCTCGAACTGGCGCGCCAGAAATATGGCACCCTGCAGCGTGCCGCACTGATTGCACCGGCGATCGCGCTGGCCGAACGCGGCTTTGCTCTCGAGCAGGGTGACGTCGACATGCTCGCCACGGCCACCGCCGAGTTCAAGAAGGATCCGGCCACCAGTGGCGTCTTCCTCAACAAGGGCGAGCCCTTCGCGGTCGGGCAGAAGCTGGTGCAAAAGGACTTGGCGAGAACGCTCAAGGCCATCAGCCAGAAGGGCCCCGACGGCTTCTACAAGGGCCCGGTCGGCGCAGCCATCGTCAAGTCGAGCCAGCAGGGCAAGGGCATCATCACCCAGGCCGACCTCGACCAGTACACAACCCGTGAGCTAGCGCCCATCGAATGCGACTACCGAGGCTACCGCGTGGTCTCGGCGCCGCCGCCGAGTTCGGGCGGAGTGGTGATCTGCGAGATGCTGAACATCCTCGAGGGTTATCCGCTCAAGGACCTGGGCTTCCGCTCTGCCGAGGCCGTGCACTACCAGATCGAGGCCATGCGGCACGCCTACATGGACCGCAACAGTTACCTGGGCGATCCCGATTTTGTGAAGAACCCCCTCGACCGCCTGCTCGACAAGGGCTACGCCGAGAAGATCCGCGGGGTCATCGATCCCAAGAAAGCGGGGGTTTCCAAGGATCTCAAGCCCGGCGTCCCGCCGCACGAAGGCAGCAACACCACCCACTATTCGATTGTCGATCAGTGGGGCAACGCAGTCTCGGTGACCTACACCCTCAATGACTGGTTCGGCGCCAAGGTCACGGCGGCCGGCACCGGCGTGCTGCTCAACAACGAGATGGACGACTTCACCTCCAAGGTAGGCGTGCCCAACCTCTACGGCCTGGTGCAGGGCGAGGCCAATGCCATCGCCCCGGGCAAGCGGCCGCTGTCCTCGATGAGCCCGACCATCATGACCAAGGATGGCAAGCCCGTGCTCGTGGTCGGGACGCCGGGCGGCAGCCGCATCATCACGGTGGTGCTCCACAGCATCCTGAACGTGGTGGACTACGGCATGAATGTGCAGGAGGCAGTCGATGCACCTCGCTTTCACCAGCAATGGCTGCCCGATGTCACCAATGTCGAGACCTTCGCGCTCAGCCCGGACACCCGCAAGATACTGACCGATATGGGACACAACCTCGGGGTGCCGCAGCCTGCCAATCATGTCGCCGCGATCCTCGTCGGCGCCCCCTCGCTCGGCGGCAAGCCGGTAGGAAAGAATCGCTTCTACGGCGCCAACGACCCACGTCGCAACACCGGACTTGCCCTCGGCTACTGA
- a CDS encoding methyltransferase regulatory domain-containing protein — translation MESTTTPATSNYYDVVPYESHPFPQSTVEHLEALAFLFGLPTPPIKQARVLELGCAAGGNLIPIAARHPDAAMVGVDLSSVQILQGQAAIDQAQLKNVELRALDITGIDASFGQFDYIICHGVYSWVPAPVQDAILRVCSQNLAPEGVAYVSYNVYPGWKAREIVRDAMILRGAPRDEPDEKLSYARGMLEFLEQSARPDSVLKKTLEENMPIVRNSGAYYLLHEFLEPHNAPCYFKEFAARAGAYGLSYLADAEPSTMFVQNYGEKVRDPLLRECGGSQIMMEQYLDFLVNRTFRQTLLVKQERAADIRYRLDTARIRGLEYAGVFSAEDGEVLTLDAREQVCRAIRNLKVTLRLPVHKAVAQVLDERYPASMPTDALIAAVSARTGEPRVAVEPLVMAMLEELLILGAVRIRRTPPKASVTVSAFPRAAAVTRNARGLALSAGPTAVACNQWHELVGLSLLERCLLPLLDGKHSHESLAQHLAAEARAGRLRFIKDEKPLTEEAALREFTQRQVALALRDLRRKALIEA, via the coding sequence ATGGAATCAACGACGACGCCCGCGACCTCGAACTACTACGATGTCGTTCCATACGAATCTCATCCCTTCCCGCAATCGACGGTCGAGCATCTCGAGGCCCTGGCCTTTCTTTTCGGCCTCCCCACGCCACCGATCAAGCAGGCGCGCGTGCTCGAACTGGGCTGCGCGGCGGGCGGTAACCTGATCCCGATCGCCGCCCGCCATCCGGATGCGGCGATGGTGGGCGTGGACCTGTCCTCTGTGCAGATCCTGCAGGGCCAGGCAGCCATCGACCAGGCGCAACTCAAGAACGTCGAACTGCGCGCCCTCGACATCACAGGCATCGACGCTTCTTTCGGCCAGTTCGACTACATCATCTGCCACGGTGTCTACAGCTGGGTGCCGGCGCCGGTGCAAGACGCAATACTGCGCGTCTGCTCGCAAAACCTGGCGCCCGAAGGCGTCGCCTACGTCAGCTACAACGTGTACCCCGGCTGGAAGGCACGCGAGATCGTGCGGGATGCCATGATCCTGCGCGGCGCCCCGCGCGACGAGCCCGACGAAAAGCTTTCCTACGCGCGCGGCATGCTCGAGTTCCTGGAGCAGTCGGCGCGGCCGGACAGCGTGCTCAAGAAGACATTGGAAGAGAACATGCCGATCGTGCGCAATTCGGGCGCGTATTACCTCCTGCACGAGTTCCTCGAGCCGCACAACGCCCCTTGCTATTTCAAGGAGTTCGCTGCGCGCGCCGGGGCCTACGGCCTTAGCTACCTGGCGGACGCCGAACCCTCGACCATGTTCGTGCAGAACTACGGTGAGAAGGTGCGCGATCCCCTCCTGCGCGAATGCGGTGGCAGCCAGATCATGATGGAGCAGTACCTGGATTTCCTGGTCAACAGGACCTTCAGGCAGACGCTGCTGGTCAAGCAGGAGCGTGCTGCGGACATTCGCTATCGCCTGGACACGGCGCGCATCCGCGGCCTTGAATACGCCGGTGTCTTCTCCGCTGAAGACGGTGAAGTGCTCACACTCGATGCGCGCGAGCAGGTCTGCCGCGCGATCCGAAACCTCAAGGTCACGCTGCGCCTGCCGGTTCACAAGGCGGTTGCCCAGGTGCTCGATGAGCGATACCCCGCGAGCATGCCGACCGATGCGCTCATCGCGGCGGTCTCGGCACGAACCGGCGAGCCGCGCGTTGCCGTGGAACCACTGGTCATGGCGATGCTGGAGGAACTTCTGATCCTCGGCGCGGTGCGCATCCGGCGCACGCCGCCGAAAGCCAGCGTCACGGTCTCAGCCTTCCCGCGCGCGGCGGCGGTGACGCGCAATGCTCGAGGTCTCGCGTTGAGTGCAGGACCCACGGCCGTTGCCTGCAATCAATGGCATGAACTGGTAGGCCTTTCCCTCCTCGAGCGCTGCTTGCTGCCCTTGCTCGACGGCAAGCATTCGCACGAGTCCCTGGCCCAGCACCTGGCTGCCGAAGCGCGTGCCGGACGGCTGCGTTTCATCAAGGACGAGAAGCCGTTGACCGAAGAGGCAGCATTGCGCGAGTTCACGCAGCGGCAGGTAGCCCTGGCCTTGCGCGACCTTCGTCGAAAGGCGCTGATCGAGGCATGA
- a CDS encoding phytanoyl-CoA dioxygenase family protein codes for MTMTTPSMQPVTWSDLCDAAFWRSLAPQLRIDGVQSNVEGEPKQSIERLCQRMSKDGYFGDSDEVIERLAPIVGEAVKRCVAVGLPAVFAWVYDEPWACYARLRPVLASFLGAEFKPLPAFWAWHVDPRKGETGWKPHRDNRYNSLAADGSPISLTCWIPLSDANPLNSCMYIVPKHMDPGYSTAAGVPEPPIPVFAARALPAKPGDYLVWNQCVMHWGGPTSEFAEHPRMSMALEFQRGDVQPIMQPFRRGDHLPAMPAVLEQKPHPGFDARLQLVARQILQYQHMYGLSQGLADLAAYLLTAPTRDDQRRGR; via the coding sequence ATGACGATGACCACCCCCTCGATGCAACCTGTCACTTGGAGTGACCTGTGCGACGCTGCCTTCTGGCGCTCGCTCGCGCCGCAGCTTCGTATTGACGGGGTGCAGTCGAATGTTGAAGGCGAGCCGAAGCAGAGCATTGAACGGCTCTGTCAGCGAATGTCAAAAGACGGCTATTTCGGCGACAGCGACGAGGTGATCGAGCGGCTGGCGCCGATCGTCGGCGAGGCGGTGAAGCGCTGCGTCGCGGTCGGGCTGCCGGCCGTTTTCGCGTGGGTCTACGACGAACCGTGGGCTTGCTACGCACGCCTGCGCCCCGTGCTGGCGAGTTTTCTGGGCGCCGAGTTCAAGCCACTGCCAGCATTCTGGGCATGGCACGTCGATCCCAGAAAGGGCGAGACCGGGTGGAAGCCCCACCGTGACAATCGCTACAACTCACTCGCCGCGGATGGATCGCCGATTTCGCTCACCTGTTGGATCCCGCTGTCCGATGCGAACCCGCTCAACAGCTGCATGTACATCGTGCCAAAGCACATGGATCCTGGTTACAGCACAGCGGCCGGCGTGCCGGAGCCGCCGATACCGGTGTTTGCCGCGCGTGCCCTGCCGGCGAAGCCGGGCGACTACTTGGTCTGGAACCAGTGCGTGATGCATTGGGGCGGGCCGACGAGCGAGTTTGCCGAGCATCCGCGCATGAGCATGGCATTGGAGTTTCAGCGCGGCGATGTCCAACCCATCATGCAGCCATTCCGGCGAGGGGACCATCTCCCGGCGATGCCTGCGGTGCTCGAGCAGAAGCCCCACCCCGGCTTCGATGCGCGTCTGCAACTCGTCGCCCGTCAGATCCTCCAGTACCAGCACATGTATGGTTTGTCGCAGGGTCTCGCCGACCTCGCAGCGTACTTGCTGACGGCGCCCACGCGCGACGACCAGCGGCGCGGCCGCTAA